In Gadus chalcogrammus isolate NIFS_2021 chromosome 13, NIFS_Gcha_1.0, whole genome shotgun sequence, a single genomic region encodes these proteins:
- the LOC130402313 gene encoding intermediate filament protein ON3-like, producing MSRSFSAKSYSGPSSRNTVVSRSIRSGSGGFGNNQGSSFSVRSSNYGGVGSGFSSGGGFASGGGSFSSGGGSYGGGAGYMNQTITPVTVNQSLLAPVSVDIDPLIQAVRTQEKDQIKTLNNRFASFIDKVRFLEQQNKMLETKWKLLQEQTTAHSNIDAMFEAYISNLRRQLDGLGNEKMKMEGELRNMQGNVEDFKNKYEDEINKRAAAENEFVLLKKDVDGAYMNKVELEAKVDALQDEINFLRAIYETELRELQSQIKDTSVIVEMDNSRSLDMDSIVAEVRAQYEDIANRSRAEAEDWYKQKYEEMSSSAGQYGEDLRSTKAEMAELNRMIARLQNEIDSVKTQRASLEAQIAEAEERGELAVKDAKLRIRDLEDALQRAKQDMARQVREYQELMNVKLALDIEIATYRKLLEGEEDRLTAGGPTHTVHVQQTSGSNYASANSGGSFGYGGGSSGFGGSSGYGGSIGGGYGSSSGGGATIIKSSSSSVSRRQY from the exons ATGAGCAGAAGCTTCAGCGCCAAGTCCTACTCTGGACCATCTTCCAGGAACACCGTGGTGTCCCGCAGCATCCGTTCCGGGTCTGGAGGCTTTGGCAACAACCAGGGCAGTAGCTTCAGTGTCAGAAGCTCCAACTATGGCGGAGTCGGCAGTGgattcagcagcggcggcggcttTGCCAGCGGTGGTGGTTCATTCTCCAGCGGTGGCGGGTCATATGGTGGCGGTGCCGGTTACATGAACCAGACCATCACACCTGTGACAGTCAACCAGAGCCTCCTGGCCCCCGTCAGCGTGGACATCGACCCCCTGATCCAGGCCGTCCGCACCCAGGAGAAGGACCAGATCAAGACCCTGAACAACCGCTTCGCCTCCTTCATCGACAAG GTGCGCTTCTTGGAGCAGCAGAACAAGATGCTGGAGACCAAGTGGAAGCTGCTCCAGGAACAGACCACCGCACACTCCAACATCGACGCCATGTTCGAGGCCTACATCTCCAACCTGCGCAGACAGCTCGACGGCCTGGGCAATGAGAAGAtgaagatggagggagagctGAGGAACATGCAGGGAAATGTGGAGGACTTCAAGAACAA GTATGAAGATGAAATCAACAAGCGTGCCGCAGCTGAGAATGAGTTTGTGCTGCTGAAGAAG GATGTCGATGGTGCCTACATGAACAAGGTCGAGTTGGAGGCTAAGGTTGACGCACTTCAGGATGAGATCAACTTCCTCAGGGCCATCTACGAGACC GAGCTCCGTGAGCTGCAGAGCCAGATCAAGGACACCTCAGTCATCGTGGAGATGGACAACAGCAGGAGCCTGGACATGGACTCCATCGTCGCCGAAGTGCGGGCTCAGTATGAGGACATCGCCAACCGCAGCAGAGCAGAGGCCGAGGACTGGTACAAACAGAAG TACGAGGAGATGTCGTCCTCTGCTGGCCAGTACGGGGAGGACCTTCGCTCGACAAAGGCTGAGATGGCTGAGCTGAACCGCATGATCGCCCGCCTTCAGAACGAAATCGATTCCGTCAAGACACAG AGGGCTTCTCTGGAAGCACAGATCGCAGAGGCTGAGGAGCGCGGTGAGCTGGCAGTGAAGGACGCCAAGCTCCGCATCAGAGATCTGGAGGATGCCCTCCAGAGAGCCAAGCAGGACATGGCCCGCCAGGTGCGCGAGTACCAGGAGCTGATGAACGTCAAGCTGGCCCTGGACATTGAGATCGCCACCTACAGGAAGCtcctggaaggagaggaggacag GCTGACAGCTGGTGGCCCCACTCACACAGTCCACGTGCAGCAGACCAGTGGCAGCA ACTACGCCAGCGCCAACTCCGGCGGCAGCTTCGGGTACGGTGGTGGCAGCAGCGGCTTTGGTGGCAGCAGCGGCTATGGTGGTAGCATCGGCGGTGGATATGGCTCCAGCAGTGGTGGCGGTGCCACCATCATCAAATCCTCCAGCTCATCCGTGAGCAGGAGGCAATATTAA